The Trichoderma breve strain T069 chromosome 2, whole genome shotgun sequence DNA segment GGCATTCGAGTTGTCGAGATACAAGGCAGCAGGAGTCGTAGAGGGAAATGCATCAAATTGATGTGATATCTATCGTCATTGCCCTATCGTAGCGAGGAGGAAACGTGGGAAGGTTAAATACATGCACTCTCTCCACTGGGGGCAGCCTGCATATCCGACCACTTGAAGTCAATGCGAGTTTCACGGGACATGATGCACACGGCTGTCACATACACGGGAGGGGAAGGCCGAGGTGTATTCCGTGCTACCACATCATTTGCCAGCACGGTCTGAGCGGTGGCTGCGGACAAGCAACGACCCTTAGATTTTgttgatgatttgctggAGTCATTGGTTAATCTCAAGGCCGATCTGTAGAGGCAGAAAACTCAATTGTAGAAGAAATTTGTGAATATGTGGCAGTTTCTTGAATCTACTTTTACGTTGTGGTTAAGGTTACCCATGCCTTAGCCATAGAAGCACATGTAAAGACCAGTGCAATCTACGATTATCATAGACTACTAGGAAGACTAGACTCGGAGAGAATTTCTGGGCGCAAGTACATGGGTGGAATACAACGGCCGTGCACTGTCATCTAGGTAGGCGGACATCTGCTTTGTCAAGTAGCATTGCTACTATATATCAAGTCTTGAGCTGTGTAACCTTCGGAAGCAAGTGTGTCAATGGCATGAGGCTAAAGTCGGTGAACAGCTTAGGTCTCTGAGGATATCGTCAGCTCAGCTCTATGTTGCTATTCGTCTTACTTATACCAAGCCAGCTTTCGCAGCTTACATGAACCTCGCTCTATGGGATGCTGGTTACGAATAAAGTTTCCAAGCCCAGCCACCGCTTTTGTTTGCGCCAGGTATCGTGGGGTTGCTTGTTTAACTCTCTCTTACAGATGTTGCTTGCTCACCCAGCTGCAAGGGTTAATGTCTCCTTACATACATCTGCATCTTTCTACCAAACTGTAACATGACTTCCTGGGCCTTTGTAAAGAAACTCTACTATTGACGTCAGCGAGCCTTTTTTAGCCATTATTTCACGATGATGCTTGTGTGATGGGCTCTATTGAGATCAGCATGCGAACTAGATCAACATCCATGTATAGCCTCTCATTACCCCTCCTTATTCCCTCATCCATTTGGTCTGGGGAAGCAAGCCCCAAACAGGAAAAAATCAAGAGAAAAGTCTTGGTAGGGAGATGCTGTCTTACACATGCACaaatgagaagagacaaTGGCCTCCACAAGCATGTGTCAAACCGTATGCCCCTTACCTTAGTGCACTTATTGATGTATAAACACCACCATGCGCTGCACATGTAGTAAGCTGATGATATTGGCAGACCTCCTTGGAGTCACCCGCAAAATCCAGGCTCCAGCCATCTACGATCTGAGCCCTACTGCTCGTAGTCGATAACCACAAGGGCGGTGTTTGGGGGCAACAAGTTTGGCAAGCAAAGGATCAGGCCCCGGCTCGACGACTCATCTCTGGCATGCTTGGTCTGTCAGGTGAGCCTCCTCGTAATACGGAATGGCCCCGTCACGGATGCTTGCACGAGAATAGCCGCTAGAATCCTTCAGTGTGAGCGTGTGAAGCCAGTCatcaaagaggcaaaaggccaatggaAGCCTGGAGCCTCGGCTTGTTGGGGGTGTTGCTTTATTCCGCGAACTATTACGTTGTTCTTTTGCAATTTTCTCGCCTGATGTCCCATGGAAATGGTTGAGCACATGATGGGCCGTGGTTCGGCAACGCCAAGTTCCCAGTACTTGGGGGTAACCCCGGATTCGCCGCGCGATGTTCCGCCTTTTCCAAGGGCCTTCCATGGGGCTTCAGGGCTGCTAGCGATGCCAAATCTCGCTCCCCCCTTGCCCCCCGTCAGCGGCCTGCCTACTGCGGTAAACCTCCTGAAGGGCTGCTGGAGGTGCCAACGGAGCGAGTCAAACCCGGAACGGAGAGTACAGCGCAGGTACCCTGTACTTGGTCCTTGCCGGGCACGCCCCCCACAGCGCTTGTCAAACGGATGAATTTCGCCCAAGCCTTGGATCATGTGCCTGCAGCCGAAGCGCAGCTTGTTGGATCAACGGACAAGCAGCACGTTCTCAACAATTGGAGGCCCGCTTTGCCACCTTTTCCCCGGGGAATTCTTATATGTGTATATGTGTATTATTATATCGCGGTTTGCCCTTCCTCGCCGGCTTAAACCTCACGATCCTCTCGATCTGCGGCGCATGTTTCAGCGGCCATTGCGTGCATTTCTGGTGACGGACCGCCGACGCATCGCCCAAAAGTGTCCATAATTTCACATGCCAGGGAAGCGCGCCGTCTGAAACCGACGTCACCACCGGGCATCCCAACAAAGATCCACCCGTGCAAGGGTCCCCCAATTCTTCTCCGTTTGCCCTCCGTTTGCTATTTCATACAAAGTCAACCGAGTGCCCAAAGAGACCTGCAGGCCAGGCAGCTCGCCCAATTGTCCCGTCGTCCTCTCGGAACGTGTTGCgcaaagtacaggtacaggaAACAAATAGTGTTTGTGGCGGATCGATCCGTTAGCAAGTCGGCACGATGCAGTACGTGCGAAACCTCAGCGACTCGGTTTCCACGGCCTGGAATTCCATCAACCCGGCCACTCTCAGCGGTGCCATTGACGTGATTGTCGTCGAGCGCGATGACGGCACCTTGGCTTGCTCGCCCTTCCATGTCCGCTTTGGCAAGTTTTCGCTCCTGCGCCCGTACGAGAAGAAGGTCGAGTTCCGCATCAATGGCACCAAGCAGCCCTACTCCATGAAGCTgggcgagggcggcgaggccttctttgtctttgagACTTCTGATTCTATCCCGGAATCTATGCAAACATCCCCGCTGGTTTCTCCGGCAAGCAGCCCGCCTTTTGGACCGGCAGATGCCTCGGGAGCCCTGCAAGAGCCGGATACTCTAGAGCTTGACGGAGAGCCAGCAAAGGCCCGTCGCCCGTCACCCGCCATTATCCAGCCTGATGAGAACGGTACGTCTTTTGCTCTCCTTTGCTAGCCATGTCTAAATTGTGAGGATTCATTGCTCATTATAGTCACAGGCATGATTACGCCTCTATCGTCCTCACCTCCACTCTCAAGCTCACATCCTGGCCCTGGCGGTGACTGGCGCCAAGCCTTTGACCGACCTCACAGCGACGACATCTTGAGAAAAACGACACGACATCATGACGAAGCCATTTCGGACAACGAAAGCCCTTCCGAGTCTGAAAGGTCACATAGCCCTCCGATCCTTGGACCCACGGAGGCTATTGCACGCGCTAGGGCGTTATCCAAGGGACTGTCTGCGGTCAACATTCCAACTCACATTACCGAGACGGGAGATCTTATGCTAGACATGACGGGCTTCAAGAGCAACGAGGAAGACATGCTTCGTGCTGAAGTCCTTGCACGCAACATTCTTTCTGAGGAAATGGACGGCAACTATGATATCGGAGCCTTGTTTGggtttgatgaagagggcaaCCTTTGGGTCTACAGTAGCGAAGACGCCAAGCAGGCCGCTATGAACAAGACTATTGAGTCGTCATTGCAAGCACACCGCCGTGCGGTTGCTGCCGACGCCATATCGGATCCGGGCTACCAAAGTGATGGCAGCGATCTTACCACCGCACCACACATTCCTTCTCACCGGCGTTCAGAGTCTGATGCTGGTCCTGGCGGCATGCACACGCCCCCTCGAAGCCCGACCGGCTCCCTTCAGCCCCCCAAGAGCTACGCCAAGACCCTTCGATTGACTAGCGATCAGTTGAAGGACATGAGCCTAAAGTACGGAGAGAACTCGATGAGCTTCACAGTCAACCGAGCAACGTGCGCGGCCAACCTGTATCTGTGGAAGCACGATACGCCCGTGGTCATTTCGGATATTGAcggcaccatcaccaagTCGGATGCCCTTGGTCATGTGCTCAACATGATTGGCCGAGACTGGACTCACTCTGGCATCGCAAAGCTCTATAGCGATATTGCCCTGAACGGATACAACATCATGTACCTGACGAGTCGCTCCGTCGGACAGGCCGACACGACTCGGGCCTATCTGAACAACATTGTCCAGGAGGGCTTCAAAATGCCCCACGGCCCAACCATTCTGTCTCCCGATCGAACCATGGCTGCGCTGCGTCGCGAGGTCTATCTACGAAAGCCTCACGTGTTCAAGATGGCAACCCTACGGGACATTCGAAACCTGTATGGACCCGACGGTGGTCCTTTCTACGCCGGGTTTGGCAACCGTCTCACAGACCAAATTTCCTACCGAACGGTGGATGTACCGCGAACCcgcatcttcaccatcaactccaactcAGAAGTATCGCTTGACCTCCTGAGTCTTAACAAACTCAAGATGACCTATGTCAATATTAATGAGGTTGTGGACCACTATTTCCCCCCTGTCGATACCCTGGTCAGGGGTGGCGGGGAGGATTACACCGACTTCATGTACTGGAGAGATGACCCCCTCCAGATTGATGATTTCTCGGCTAGCGAtagcgacgatgatgaccagGGTAGCACTTACACTGATGAGGAGggggatgatgaagaggaagaggaggaggaagaagaagacgatgaagaggttggCGAAGGGCTCGCAGACAGCTACATCTCGCACGAGGACTACGAGGGCGACGACATTCTCGAGAGCATCGAGAATGATtatgccgacgacgaggagaattacgaagatgaagatgccgaggcatCGGACGATGAAACCCGGGTGGTGGAAGATGTCCCAGCCGAGATAATCACTGGGGTCAGTCACTTATCCatggaagagaaggcgaTGAATTGAAGAAAtacagaagaggaagaagaagaagaaaaagaacaaacaaagcTAAAAGAAGGATTTCTATAGAATATTTCCGGCGCCGTCGAGCAGGAGCACGACCTGCCAGCTGTCGAGGTACCCGTCGAGATCCGAACACCCACGCCGTCGTAACGAGggccttttttgttttggctcgtttttttctttcagtTTTCCCTCCCTCGCTTCATATTCTTTTTGGAACGATTCAAGCGATTGGGTTCATCAGTTTTTGTTTTACCATCGACGTCTTTTCGAAGATTCGGATTTTCAGCTCTGCGCAGTTTCACGCCGTTTTCCGTCTTGATTACACTGTAAAAGGAgcaaagggggaggagagtATGGCGACGCATTTAGAGCAGAAACGAAGGTTTGCTAGGGGTTTTCACATTATATTGCAAATTAGGGCATTACATAGCGAGGCGTTTTTGGCATCATGGAATCTGATAGGGGGAGTTTTTCATCTCAACGGTAGTTGTGCAAAACAAAAGCAAGGGCCAGCAGAAAaagttcttttttcttgcatcAGCTTTTCTGGGCTGGGTTGTAGCGAGTTTTGTTTCGACGGGATGTTGTTTTACTGAAGTTGTTCGTCCATTTGAATTTCGAGTTATTATAGAATATCGGCATCAAGCAATCATCATATCACCAtagatataaaaaaaattatcaAAATAAATATCCaatagtatatttttttttactctgTTCTCATAATATTCTTGCCTCATATTTTCCCTGCTAATTTTACAGACCCATTTCCCGGATATATCCTCCCCCAGTTTACTTTTGCCCATCCATGTGCTTGATACGAATCTCCACCGCTCTCCTGTGagcttccagctcctcgaccttggccagctgcatGACTGCTCCGCCCACGTTGCGAAGACCCTCAGCTGTCAGGTTGGAGCTGGTGATGTGCTTCTGGAATGATCCGAGGTTGACGCCTGAGTACTGCTTGGCGAACCCGTATGTTGCTATATAGCTAGTTAGCACAATGATATGGCAAAGGAGGGTGAACCCTGAAAAGGGAACTAAGGAAATTATTGACTTACGGAGTGAGTGGTTTACACCAGCAGAGTAATCTCCAACACTCTCGGGTGTCCATTCACCAATGAAGACACTGCCGGCGTTCATGACGAGGTCGACAACCTTGGCGGCATCCTTGATCTGCAGAATCAGATGCTCCGGTGCATATTCGTTGCTGATGCGCATGGCCTCGTCGATGGTCTTGACGAGGACAGAGACGGAGTGAGCAATGGAACCGCGCACAATGTCTACTCTAGGCAGGGCAATGGCCTGGTTGTGAACTTCGTCCTCAAtagccttgagctgctcctcTGTAAGATCAACAGCAATCAAGATCACTTGACTGTCAACACCGTGCTCAGCCTGAGAAAGCAGATCCGAAGCCACAAAAGCGGGATTGGCATCCTTGTCGGCGATCACCAGGACTTCGGAAGGACCAGCAGGCATGTCGATGCTCACTCCCGCATTGGTATCGTTGCTGACGTGCATCTTGGCCGCGGTGACGAACTGGTTACCGGGGCCGAGAATCTTGTCAACCTTGCTGACACTTTCCGTGCCGTAGGCCATGGCGGCAACGGCCTGGGCTCCACCGGCGAGAACGATGCTCTCGGCGCCGACCTTGTGAGCGGCATAGACAATCTCAGGAGTCACACTGCCGTCAGCACGAGGGGGGGAGGCCAGgacaatcttcttgcagCCGGCGACCATGGCAGGGACACCGAGCATGAGAGCTGTGCTGGGCAGAACGGCAGTACCGCCAGGGACATAGAGACCAACACGCTCAATCGGTCTTGAGAAGCGGCTGCAGACAACGCCAGGCATAGTCTCGACCTGGAGAGTCTTGTCGTCCTTCTGGGCGGCGTGGAACTTTCGGATGTTCTCAAAAGAGGTATCAATCGCCTTGGTAGTCTCGGGAGAGAGCTCCATCAGCTCCTTGGGGAAAGGAGCCTTGAGAACTGGAGATGTAAGGGAAGTGGCCTTCTCAAACTTGTGAGTGTAAGAGAGAACAGCCTTGTCTCCGTTTGTGCGCACATCGTCGATAATGGGGGTAACAATCTTCAGAATAGCATCGGGAGACTTTTGTGAAGGTCGCTTCAGAGTCTCGAGCAGCTCTGCCTCAGTAGCGTTGGCAGAGTCGATTCTCTGCATGAGAATCCGATCACTCTTTGGCTTTTCGGCTTCGACAGGCTTGGCCGACGCAGCGGGAGCAGACGGTTTGATGCCTTCTTTTTCGGCCCATTTGCCCTTGGCATCACCCGTCCTCCTCTTGACCTTTAAGCCCTTTGCGTTCAGACTGGCGGCGATATCAGCCACACTCACGCCAGCGCCGACAGCCCTTGTAAGAGCGAAATAAATCAAATCAGCGGCCTCGAATGCAATTTCCTGGGGAGTCTTGGCATCGCATagctcctcagcctcttccaTGATCTTTGCCCTCAAAAGCTTCTCATCGGAGAATAGTCTGGCAGTGTATGAGCCAGCAGGAGCAGATTCTTTCCTTGACTTGAGAGTTTGCTCCAGTCTTGCAATACCCGTCAATTCACCAAAGCAGCCGAATTGCTCAAGGTGGCAGAATCGGCCTTTTTGCTGCACAACGAACTTGAGTGTGTCATTGTCGCAGTCCAATGCGATGCGGACCAGCTCTTGTGTGTCGCCAGAGGTAGCTCCCTTGATCCACAGTCCTCGTTTACGGCTCTGGTAAACGCCCGTCTGAGTCCGCAAAGCCTCCAGAATGCTCTCCTCGCTTGTGTAAGCCAATCCAAGCGCAATCCCGTAGACGTCAGTAACCACCGTGGGGATGAGGCCATCGGCGCGATCCGACTTCCAGTATGTCGCAATGACCTTGGAAAGCAGAAGCTTGCTACCGTCGGACTTATCGGTTGTCAGTCCGGTTGAGGGCAGGATCGGAATCGCGTTGCACTGCTGGGCAACCTGGATGAACTGTTCGAGAGCGACTTCCGGCACCGGCTTCAGATAGAGaaccttgagcttcttggctcGGGCCTCTTCGGCAAACTTGTCGACATTGGCAGCTGTGGGGTCAAAGTCCTTGATCAGGAGGCCGTGCTCGGAAGCAGCAGACAGATCGAGCTTCGAAACAGCGGGCAGGACTCTCGCTCCAAGCTCGGCATATTGCGAGAGCGACTCTGGCGCAACGAATGCCGTGCGTGCCCCGCCGTCAAGCAGCGCATACACATCGTCTGTGGATTGGAGGGACGTGGCATCGATGTGGGCGTGGAATTCGGAGCTGTGGCGGCTGAAAAATCGAGAGAGCTTTTCCAGGATCTTGGGAGTCGCCTCGAGGAACGGGCTGGCGAGGATGGAAACCTCTTCGCGGTTGAGACCGTCGAGGTTGGCCAATCCCGGAGGAATGGCCACACTGACAAGGAACGGCAGGGGAAGCACCGTTTCCATGAGGGGCAGAGtgggatggcgatgtcgaTTGCAGCACAGCAACGACAGGAGATGTGAATTGGTGAATTGGGGGAATTAATAGAGGCAGAGAATCAAGAGAAATATGATCCCGAGCCTTGCTATCAATGAGTCAAGCCTATCGTCTGAAAAACAACTCGAATGACTGGGACCGGCACCTGAATCGGCGGCAGTTCAATTTTTTGGTGGGGTCGCCACCAGCTGTTCTGCTGCAAGCGTGCGCtgaatcttttttttccagaGCCTCGAGCCCCTCCAAGGCCACTGCAGGCGCGGCGATTACAGCCCGTCACATCCACTGAATTGCGACGCTGCCATTGGGCTGAATTTAAGGTGTGGTCTGTGCACGCCGAGCACAGCAAATGCGCTGCCGGATTAACAATGGTCCGAGAGCGACTGTATTGCACCGCGACCGACCGCGAACCATCCAATTGCTCGGCTGCGATTCTTTAGATACAGCTCGCGAGATGCATTGCAGAGTCGCAAGTTGATTTCTTCGTTGTTCTTATATGTGTTGCCGTCTTGATACCCAGGGAGAAGATTATTTTAATAACAAGCTTCCCGATATCCCTTGCTGCTCGAGCCCGCACTGGATCTTTGTCGCCGCATAATCACTTTATATcggccagctccagctctcaTTCTAGTCGGCAGATCGCATAACTCTTCCCTCGCTCTATTCCGATACCATTTCCGACCATGTCTTCGAGTCAGCCTCAGACAAATGGCGTGACAGCTTCGTCCGCCAACACATCTCAAACAATTCCCAATACTCAAACTACGACCACAAGCCAACCCCcggccgcttcttcttctcaacccCCACAGCCTTCGACACACCAACCACCTTCCGCCGCACCCAAACCGCGCGACGCACGCCTCGTCGAGCTTCTGCTCACCTCACAGGGAGTCACATCTTATGAGCAGAGAGTGCCCCTCCTGCTCCTGGACTTTGCCTACCGACATACCTCCTCCGTCCTCAGCGACGCACTGCACCTCTCCGGCGATCCGTATGTGACACAGGCTGGATCCAAGCCCTCAGCTTCTGGCGCAGGTGCCACTGCCGCCCCGTCAGGCGATGCCAGCGTTAGTGCAAATGCCGTCAAGGTTGCCATCGCTGCCCGCCTAGGCTATCAATTCCGCGGAGGAAGCAGTGGAGGCGGCATCAGCAAAGAGTACATGCAGGAGTTGGCACGAGAGCGAAACAAGATTGCTCTGCCAAAGATTGTGCCAAACGAATGGGGTGTTCGGCTGCCAAGCGAAAGATTTGTTCTCAGTGGGACCAGCTGGGGACTCAAGGACATGTGGGACGAAGATGATatggatgaggacgaggagagcTCAGCTTCTCAGCAAGGCGATGCCATGGAGGGCATTGAAGGACCGGACCCTGAAGATAtcggtggtgatggcgttgaaggagGGACGGTAGATGATGTCTTTGGTGACGATGTGGATGCAGAGATGGCTGAGGAGAGCTAGACAACGTTAACTCCAGTCAGTACTGCATTTTCATCGGATGGCTCTGAACCTTGGATCTTTTGCCAGGATTGTTTGATGCTAGGCGTTTTAGGCGTTGGAAGAAAGGATTGCAAGATGTGTAGAGGGGTTACATCCCCCTCTCTCTATATATACCTGGTAGTATATATATCGATCCGCCTCATAATAAGAGGATGATTACTTGCCTGGCTCTATGAAGCATATGCCAACTTGCAAAAACGTAGCAGCATGCCTGATTTACTTATAGGTGAATGCGAGCCGTTCATCGTTGCATATAGCCACTGGTAGCTTCGTCTTATTAACAATTAGGATCTAGAAGCTGCGCCATTGTCCAGACGGAAACAAAACCTTCATCACATGCATCTCTGCGCGCACAGCACCTGGTTTTAATAATGTGGGAAATTTATGGTACACTAGGCCTGTAAAACGGTATCTCATACACTCTATACCCgggtctttgctttttttttagacaattcctcctcccccttcttcgGTTTTGTGTCCACTCTACCCTTAGAACTTAGGCTTCATGGTGTTCCTCAGTCGCTGGTAATCGAACAGACCCTCAATCTTGCCAACGGCGCTGATGGCGATGTCCTTGTCCCACAGGTATCGGTTAGCAAAGTCGGTGACATCCTTGTCGGTGATGGCATCGATCTTGCGCTCGATCTCGCCGGGGCTGGCACGGCGGCCAGTGGTGATCAGCTGGCGACCGATATCCTCGGCAACAGCGGTGGTGCCATCCAGGGACAGCAGGATAGAGGCCTTCAGCTGGGCCTTGGCGCGCTCGACCTCGGCTTGGCTGACGTTGGTGCAGAGACGCATCCACTCGCGGATGGAGAAGTGGACAAGGTCGTCCAGGCGGGTGGTGTTGTCAGTGACGAGGTAGATACCCCAGAGACTATCGAGGCAGTTAGTTTATCACCTTTTCTCGTTCGGCTGCTGCTTTAAACTTACCCAGTGTCGCTGTAGCTGGTGGAGAAGCTCATGAAGCTGTTGGCCAGCTCATGCTTGTGGACGTAGCCGCTCAGCTTGCTGCCCTGGTGAGGGGCGTTACCCATGGCCTTGTCGTAGTTGCCAACAATGGCCTGAGCGACGAGAGCAGTGTAGTAGTCCTCAGAGTTCCAGCTAACACCCTCAACAGCGATGGCAACGTTGGCAGTGGCCATGGTGTCGTCACGGACACGGACATCAGAGCCAACGAAGTCAGCCTTCTGCTTGGACAGGAGGTAGGCCTCAGTCTGGGGACCCTGGCTGGCAAGACCGGAGAAGTGCTTCTCAGCAAGCTCAACCAGCTGCTCGTGGGGAACGCCACCGGCAGCAGCGAGAACCATGCGATCGGCAGTGTAGTTGTTCTTGATGTAGTTGGTGAGCTCGGTACGGGTAATGTCACGGATGTTCTGGCGGGGTCCAAGAATGGTGCGGCCAAGAGGCTGGTGCTGGAAAGCAGTGGCGTGCAGGTGATCGAAAACAACCTCCTCAACCTGcttctcaacctcctcgGACTCTCGGAGAATGACGTCGCGCTCGCGCTCGATGGCGGAAGGCTCGAGCTTGGAGTTTTGCAGGATATCGGACAGGATGTCGACGGTCTGAGGGACATCGGAGTTGAAGGCTTTGGCGAAGTAGACGGTGTTCTCGCGCTGATAGTCGTGTTAGTGGttcgattttttttttctcgatGCGCTTATTGCGAGTGAGGAAAAATAAGACCAACCGAGGTGTAGGCGTTCAGGTGGCCACCCATGTTCTCAATCTCGAGCTCCAATTGATGCTGCGATCGCTTTGCGGTACCCTTGAAACAATTGTCAGCCTTTCCGGGCTCTTATGATGCCATATCGGGACATCCCACCTTGAAGGCCAGGTGCTCGAGGAAGTGGGCAGTGCCGTTGGTCTCGTTGGTCTCAGCGCGGGAACCAGCGTCAATCCACATGCCGACAGTGGAAGTCTGAGCCCATGGTGAGTACTCAGTGGCGACCTGGTGTTCGTACGTTAGCAAGACGGGTGTTCATGATCACGATACACGGCCAATTGGCCCTCGGAGTTGGCGCTCACGGTCAAGCCGTTCTTGAGAGTCGTCGTCTGGGTCTTGCCCACGGTCGAGGGCGTAGCAAAGCCTCGTCGCAGAGATCCGGCGGCTGAGAAGCCCGAACGGGCTCGCAGGCCTTGCGACAAGTTCAAAGCTAATCTGCGGGACGCCATGGCGGAGGTTTGGGGGATTAATGGTCAATTGAGCGGTTTGATGAAATCTTTCCACTGCTCGGCAAGAAGCTTTACTGAGCGGGTTGTGGCCTTAGTTTCGAGGTTTCGGCCTGCTTAGTCATTCCGACCAGCTCCGATGCCCGACCACACCGAAGCAGCTGGCCAATCACGAGCGGGAATTTACTAACAGCATCATCCGAGTCTGCTCCACACTTGAAGAATGCACGTATTCACGAAGATACTCCGTACAAAGTACACAATCATACACAATGGGGTTAAAATCGGACAGTGAAATAATAAACTACGAATTTCAGACTAATTTATCAACAGTAGGAATAGTAGAAAATAGTGACTTTTAAACAATAAATGTTCATCTTCTGTTAAAAAATGTCCACTTCAATGCCTACACGGGCTtgcgtacatgtacctgtagaATCGCATTCGACATAGGTATTGATACCTAATGGCACGATAGTGCCTTATGGAATTAAAGTATAGGTTGCACAAGTCATAGAGGGAATGACCAAATAGACTCTGTCATCATCCAGCCTACTTCTAATGCGATAAGTTCAGAGGTTTCTATTGCACTTCTTCACCCCTCTCTCCGCCCCTCCTTAAGGCCTCCTTGCTGTTTCTTGCGGGGAAGCCATCGTCACTGTTAGTGTTTCCTCACTGCATGCATCTCACTCTCCTATGCCCAACACTTATATCTCTCTTCTCTAATAGTCGTTAAGACTTGTGAAATCTCTCTCCTGAATATAGAATTTTACCATTTACTCGTCTCACCTTAATCATCCTCATTTGACCGCGACCTGTTTCTCCCAACAACAGGAAGCAAGCGTACCTTCACCCAGCTCATCAACTAATCTTCTGTTATTTGCGTAGAACAATCTCAATGGCGCCTGAAACATATGACTTTGCAA contains these protein-coding regions:
- a CDS encoding LNS2 (Lipin/Ned1/Smp2) domain-containing protein → MQYVRNLSDSVSTAWNSINPATLSGAIDVIVVERDDGTLACSPFHVRFGKFSLLRPYEKKVEFRINGTKQPYSMKLGEGGEAFFVFETSDSIPESMQTSPLVSPASSPPFGPADASGALQEPDTLELDGEPAKARRPSPAIIQPDENVTGMITPLSSSPPLSSSHPGPGGDWRQAFDRPHSDDILRKTTRHHDEAISDNESPSESERSHSPPILGPTEAIARARALSKGLSAVNIPTHITETGDLMLDMTGFKSNEEDMLRAEVLARNILSEEMDGNYDIGALFGFDEEGNLWVYSSEDAKQAAMNKTIESSLQAHRRAVAADAISDPGYQKSDAGPGGMHTPPRSPTGSLQPPKSYAKTLRLTSDQLKDMSLKYGENSMSFTVNRATCAANLYLWKHDTPVVISDIDGTITKSDALGHVLNMIGRDWTHSGIAKLYSDIALNGYNIMYLTSRSVGQADTTRAYLNNIVQEGFKMPHGPTILSPDRTMAALRREVYLRKPHVFKMATLRDIRNLYGPDGGPFYAGFGNRLTDQISYRTVDVPRTRIFTINSNSEVSLDLLSLNKLKMTYVNINEVVDHYFPPVDTLIDDFSASDSDDDDQGSTYTDEEGDDEEEEEEEEEDDEEVGEGLADSYISHEDYEGDDILESIENDYADDEENYEDEDAEASDDETRVVEDVPAEIITGNISGAVEQEHDLPAVEVPVEIRTPTPS
- a CDS encoding histidinol dehydrogenase domain-containing protein is translated as METVLPLPFLVSVAIPPGLANLDGLNREEVSILASPFLEATPKILEKLSRFFSRHSSEFHAHIDATSLQSTDDVYALLDGGARTAFVAPESLSQYAELGARVLPAVSKLDLSAASEHGLLIKDFDPTAANVDKFAEEARAKKLKVLYLKPVPEVALEQFIQVAQQCNAIPILPSTGLTTDKSDGSKLLLSKVIATYWKSDRADGLIPTVVTDVYGIALGLAYTSEESILEALRTQTGVYQSRKRGLWIKGATSGDTQELVRIALDCDNDTLKFVVQQKGRFCHLEQFGCFGELTGIARLEQTLKSRKESAPAGSYTARLFSDEKLLRAKIMEEAEELCDAKTPQEIAFEAADLIYFALTRAVGAGVSVADIAASLNAKGLKVKRRTGDAKGKWAEKEGIKPSAPAASAKPVEAEKPKSDRILMQRIDSANATEAELLETLKRPSQKSPDAILKIVTPIIDDVRTNGDKAVLSYTHKFEKATSLTSPVLKAPFPKELMELSPETTKAIDTSFENIRKFHAAQKDDKTLQVETMPGVVCSRFSRPIERVGLYVPGGTAVLPSTALMLGVPAMVAGCKKIVLASPPRADGSVTPEIVYAAHKVGAESIVLAGGAQAVAAMAYGTESVSKVDKILGPGNQFVTAAKMHVSNDTNAGVSIDMPAGPSEVLVIADKDANPAFVASDLLSQAEHGVDSQVILIAVDLTEEQLKAIEDEVHNQAIALPRVDIVRGSIAHSVSVLVKTIDEAMRISNEYAPEHLILQIKDAAKVVDLVMNAGSVFIGEWTPESVGDYSAGVNHSLPTYGFAKQYSGVNLGSFQKHITSSNLTAEGLRNVGGAVMQLAKVEELEAHRRAVEIRIKHMDGQK
- a CDS encoding transcription initiation factor IID, 31kD subunit domain-containing protein, which encodes MSSSQPQTNGVTASSANTSQTIPNTQTTTTSQPPAASSSQPPQPSTHQPPSAAPKPRDARLVELLLTSQGVTSYEQRVPLLLLDFAYRHTSSVLSDALHLSGDPYVTQAGSKPSASGAGATAAPSGDASVSANAVKVAIAARLGYQFRGGSSGGGISKEYMQELARERNKIALPKIVPNEWGVRLPSERFVLSGTSWGLKDMWDEDDMDEDEESSASQQGDAMEGIEGPDPEDIGGDGVEGGTVDDVFGDDVDAEMAEES
- a CDS encoding insulinase (Peptidase family m16) domain-containing protein, with translation MASRRLALNLSQGLRARSGFSAAGSLRRGFATPSTVGKTQTTTLKNGLTVATEYSPWAQTSTVGMWIDAGSRAETNETNGTAHFLEHLAFKGTAKRSQHQLELEIENMGGHLNAYTSRENTVYFAKAFNSDVPQTVDILSDILQNSKLEPSAIERERDVILRESEEVEKQVEEVVFDHLHATAFQHQPLGRTILGPRQNIRDITRTELTNYIKNNYTADRMVLAAAGGVPHEQLVELAEKHFSGLASQGPQTEAYLLSKQKADFVGSDVRVRDDTMATANVAIAVEGVSWNSEDYYTALVAQAIVGNYDKAMGNAPHQGSKLSGYVHKHELANSFMSFSTSYSDTGLWGIYLVTDNTTRLDDLVHFSIREWMRLCTNVSQAEVERAKAQLKASILLSLDGTTAVAEDIGRQLITTGRRASPGEIERKIDAITDKDVTDFANRYLWDKDIAISAVGKIEGLFDYQRLRNTMKPKF